Proteins co-encoded in one Lysobacter solisilvae genomic window:
- a CDS encoding alpha-amylase family glycosyl hydrolase codes for MTLHIRLAALLGGACALSACAHTATAPTPAPAPTAEYYGTREPFAQHAVYFVLTDRFVNGDPSNDHRQQGGAHPTFDQPTPGAPAGRTDNVGYLGGDFKGLLDHADYIRGLGFGAVWVTPIVDNPDEAFTGGDPVTWGAMFTDRGKTGFHGYWGVNFYELDEHLPSAGLDFAGLTAGLKRHGLKTVLDIVCNHGSPAYTMPKDQPKFGEIYDRDGTLLADHQNLHPTKLDPQHNPLHAMYNTKPGLAQLSDINENDPRVLEYFVGAYSQWIDQGADAFRIDTIPWMPHAYWHDFVTRIRAKHPGFYMFAEAFDYDAGKIAEHTWPQNAGVSVLDFPLKERLAEVFGPKGGGYERLAERLYLENGPYQNPYDLATFYDNHDMARLDAKDTGFIDAHNFLFTARGIPVIYYGSETGFERGTAEHAGNRNYFGADRIAAAPRSPIFAPLQRIANMRARLPALQRGLQANVEMQGDRAVFYRVLQEGPQQQIALVLLNKGDAPADFVVTQWLQPGRWQASMAGGELEVNSTGLRTSVPAHGAEVYVLDAAVTDPGLRAELDRMMTTARRP; via the coding sequence ATGACCTTGCACATCCGACTGGCCGCGCTGCTCGGAGGCGCCTGCGCGCTGAGCGCGTGCGCGCATACCGCCACTGCCCCGACGCCCGCACCTGCACCCACCGCCGAGTACTACGGCACGCGCGAACCGTTCGCCCAGCATGCGGTGTACTTCGTGCTCACCGACCGTTTCGTCAACGGCGATCCGTCCAACGACCATCGCCAGCAGGGCGGCGCCCATCCCACCTTCGACCAGCCCACGCCGGGCGCGCCGGCGGGGCGGACGGACAACGTCGGCTACCTGGGCGGCGATTTCAAAGGCCTGCTCGACCACGCCGACTACATCCGCGGCCTGGGTTTCGGCGCGGTGTGGGTGACCCCGATCGTCGACAACCCGGACGAGGCCTTCACCGGCGGCGACCCGGTGACGTGGGGCGCGATGTTCACCGATCGCGGCAAGACGGGTTTCCACGGCTACTGGGGCGTCAACTTCTACGAACTCGACGAACACCTGCCCAGCGCAGGCCTGGACTTCGCCGGCCTGACCGCCGGCCTGAAGCGGCACGGCCTGAAGACGGTGCTCGACATCGTCTGCAACCACGGCTCGCCCGCCTACACGATGCCGAAGGACCAGCCCAAGTTCGGCGAGATCTACGACCGCGACGGCACGCTGCTGGCCGACCACCAGAACCTGCATCCGACGAAGCTCGACCCGCAACACAACCCGCTGCACGCCATGTACAACACCAAGCCCGGCCTGGCCCAGTTGTCGGACATCAACGAGAACGACCCGCGCGTGCTGGAGTACTTCGTCGGCGCGTACTCGCAGTGGATCGACCAGGGCGCCGATGCCTTCCGCATCGACACGATCCCGTGGATGCCGCACGCGTACTGGCATGACTTCGTCACCCGCATCCGGGCAAAGCACCCGGGCTTCTACATGTTCGCCGAGGCCTTCGACTACGACGCCGGCAAGATCGCCGAACACACCTGGCCGCAGAACGCCGGCGTCAGCGTGCTGGATTTCCCGCTGAAGGAACGCCTGGCCGAAGTCTTCGGCCCCAAGGGCGGCGGCTACGAGCGCCTGGCCGAACGCCTGTACCTGGAGAACGGCCCGTACCAGAACCCCTACGACCTGGCGACGTTCTACGACAACCACGACATGGCGCGGCTGGATGCGAAGGACACGGGCTTCATCGACGCGCACAACTTCCTGTTCACCGCGCGCGGCATTCCGGTGATCTATTACGGCTCGGAGACCGGCTTCGAACGCGGCACTGCCGAGCACGCCGGTAACCGCAACTATTTCGGCGCCGACCGCATTGCGGCGGCTCCACGCAGCCCCATCTTCGCCCCGCTCCAGCGCATCGCCAACATGCGCGCGCGCCTGCCCGCCCTGCAGCGCGGCTTGCAGGCCAATGTGGAGATGCAGGGCGACCGCGCGGTGTTCTACCGCGTACTGCAGGAAGGGCCGCAGCAGCAGATCGCGCTGGTGCTGCTCAACAAGGGCGATGCGCCGGCGGATTTCGTCGTCACGCAATGGCTGCAGCCGGGGCGCTGGCAGGCGTCGATGGCCGGTGGCGAACTCGAGGTGAACTCCACGGGACTGCGCACTTCGGTGCCCGCGCACGGCGCGGAGGTCTACGTGCTCGACGCCGCGGTCACCGACCCCGGACTGCGCGCGGAGCTCGACCGCATGATGACGACCGCGCGCAGGCCGTAG
- a CDS encoding LacI family DNA-binding transcriptional regulator, which translates to MRSKKSRATSVDIAHRAGVSQATVSRVLRGSPLVNPETRQRVLDAVRELNYKVDHRASSLRTQRSGTLALLLFEDPTPDESHINPFFLSMLGSITRACAKHGHDLLVSFQQLSDDWHADYEDSMKADGLILLGYGDYVTYHSKLEQLVGQGTHFVRWGAVQEGQPGVSIGCDNFKGGQLVGEHLIERGRKKVAFLGNASAHSPEFFERYRGCDAALQRAGGGMQADLQVDAESEEKAGYAAAVSLLERGRPFDAVFAASDLIAVGAMRALTEHGRHVPWDVAVVGFDDIPMARFANPPLTTVAQDTVRAGELLVETLLRQVRGEATEAVMLPPELVVRRSSGAV; encoded by the coding sequence ATGCGCAGCAAGAAATCCAGGGCTACCTCGGTCGACATCGCCCACCGTGCGGGCGTCTCCCAGGCCACGGTTTCGCGCGTGCTGCGCGGCAGTCCGCTGGTCAATCCCGAGACGCGCCAGCGCGTGCTCGACGCGGTGCGCGAGCTGAACTACAAGGTCGACCACCGCGCCTCCAGCCTGCGTACGCAGCGCTCGGGCACGCTTGCCCTGCTGCTGTTCGAAGACCCGACGCCGGACGAGTCGCACATCAACCCGTTCTTCCTGTCGATGCTGGGTTCGATCACGCGCGCCTGCGCCAAGCACGGACACGACCTGCTGGTGTCGTTCCAGCAGCTGTCGGACGACTGGCACGCCGATTACGAGGACAGCATGAAGGCCGACGGCCTGATCCTGCTCGGCTATGGCGACTACGTCACCTACCACAGCAAGCTCGAGCAGCTGGTCGGGCAAGGCACGCACTTCGTGCGCTGGGGCGCGGTGCAGGAGGGCCAGCCGGGGGTATCGATCGGCTGCGACAACTTCAAGGGCGGCCAACTGGTCGGCGAACACCTGATCGAACGCGGCCGCAAGAAGGTCGCTTTCCTCGGCAACGCTTCGGCCCACTCGCCCGAATTCTTCGAGCGCTACCGCGGTTGCGACGCGGCCCTGCAACGCGCCGGCGGCGGCATGCAGGCGGACCTGCAGGTGGACGCGGAGAGCGAGGAGAAAGCCGGCTACGCCGCGGCGGTGTCACTGCTGGAGCGCGGCCGCCCCTTCGATGCCGTCTTCGCCGCCAGCGACCTCATCGCCGTCGGCGCGATGCGCGCGCTCACCGAACATGGCCGCCACGTCCCCTGGGACGTGGCCGTCGTCGGCTTCGACGACATCCCCATGGCCCGCTTCGCCAACCCCCCACTGACCACCGTGGCGCAGGACACCGTGCGCGCCGGCGAACTGCTGGTGGAGACCCTGCTGCGCCAGGTACGCGGCGAAGCCACCGAGGCCGTGATGCTGCCGCCCGAACTGGTGGTGCGACGGTCGAGCGGAGCGGTGTGA
- the rho gene encoding transcription termination factor Rho encodes MRKARVVKADAPAAATSAPAAPAAPAPAAPPPPSEHSAPPPQQQTSGDAGSAKPQGGQGGQGSQGGEGSQGGQGGQGGGDHGERGGGDFDGRGGNRRDRFRNRRDRQRERFRDGGMPDEGGNGENFVPRPHPQVPEGFPQYSLGDLKRMPANKLLELADQLQIQEGVARARKQDVIFALLKVLTRHGEGVAADGVLEILPDGFGFLRSHEASYLAGPDDTYISPSQIRRFNLRTGDHLSGRIRWPKDGERYFALAVVDTINGEPLEASKNKVLFENLTPLFPRRKFKLERADGSTEDITGRILDLMAPQGKGQRALIVSPPKAGKTMMMQQVATAITHNHPDVHLIVLLVDERPEEVTEMQRTVRGEVVSSTFDEPAARHVQVAEMVIERAKRLVEHKKDVVILLDSITRLARAYNNVVPSSGKVLSGGVDANALHRPKRFFGAARNVEEGGSLTIIATALIDTGSKMDEVIYEEFKGTGNSEVHLNRRIAEKRVYPAIDINRSGTRREDLLIEPELLQKIWILRKLLHGMDEIGAMEFLLDKMKTTKSNDEFFSSMKR; translated from the coding sequence GTGCGCAAAGCACGCGTCGTGAAGGCCGACGCCCCGGCCGCCGCTACCAGCGCCCCGGCCGCCCCTGCGGCGCCCGCGCCCGCGGCTCCCCCGCCGCCCTCCGAGCACAGCGCTCCACCCCCGCAGCAGCAGACCTCCGGCGACGCCGGGTCCGCCAAGCCCCAGGGCGGTCAGGGCGGCCAGGGCAGTCAAGGTGGCGAGGGCAGTCAAGGTGGCCAGGGCGGCCAAGGCGGCGGCGACCACGGCGAGCGTGGTGGCGGCGACTTCGACGGCCGCGGTGGCAACCGCCGCGACCGCTTCCGCAACCGGCGCGACCGCCAGCGCGAACGATTCCGCGACGGCGGCATGCCCGACGAAGGCGGCAATGGCGAGAATTTCGTGCCGCGCCCGCACCCGCAGGTGCCTGAAGGCTTCCCGCAGTACTCGCTGGGCGACCTCAAGCGCATGCCGGCCAACAAGCTGCTGGAACTGGCCGACCAGCTGCAGATCCAGGAAGGCGTCGCCCGCGCCCGCAAGCAGGACGTCATCTTCGCCCTGCTCAAGGTGCTGACCCGCCACGGTGAAGGCGTTGCCGCCGACGGCGTGCTGGAGATCCTGCCCGACGGCTTCGGTTTCCTGCGCTCGCACGAGGCCAGCTACCTGGCCGGCCCGGACGACACCTACATCTCGCCCAGCCAGATCCGCCGCTTCAACCTGCGCACCGGCGACCACCTGTCCGGCCGCATCCGCTGGCCGAAGGACGGCGAACGCTACTTCGCCCTGGCCGTGGTCGACACGATCAACGGCGAGCCGCTGGAAGCGTCCAAGAACAAGGTCCTGTTCGAGAACCTCACCCCGCTGTTCCCGCGCCGCAAGTTCAAGCTCGAGCGCGCCGACGGTTCGACCGAGGACATCACCGGCCGCATCCTCGACCTGATGGCGCCGCAGGGCAAAGGCCAGCGCGCGCTGATCGTCTCGCCGCCCAAGGCCGGCAAGACCATGATGATGCAGCAGGTCGCCACGGCCATCACGCACAACCACCCGGACGTGCACCTGATCGTCCTGCTGGTCGACGAACGCCCCGAGGAAGTGACCGAAATGCAGCGCACCGTGCGCGGCGAAGTGGTCTCCTCGACTTTCGATGAACCCGCCGCCCGCCACGTGCAGGTCGCCGAAATGGTGATCGAGCGCGCCAAGCGCCTGGTCGAGCACAAGAAGGACGTGGTCATCCTGCTCGACTCCATCACCCGCCTGGCGCGCGCCTACAACAATGTCGTGCCCTCTTCGGGCAAGGTGCTGTCCGGCGGCGTCGACGCCAACGCCCTGCACCGCCCGAAGCGCTTCTTCGGCGCTGCGCGCAACGTCGAGGAAGGCGGCAGCCTGACCATCATCGCCACCGCGCTGATCGACACCGGCAGCAAGATGGACGAGGTGATCTACGAGGAGTTCAAGGGCACCGGCAACTCGGAAGTCCACCTCAACCGCCGCATCGCCGAAAAGCGCGTGTACCCGGCCATCGACATCAACCGCTCGGGCACCCGCCGCGAGGACCTGCTGATCGAACCGGAACTGCTGCAGAAGATCTGGATCCTGCGCAAGCTGCTGCACGGCATGGACGAGATCGGCGCGATGGAGTTCCTGCTGGACAAGATGAAAACCACCAAGTCGAACGACGAGTTCTTCAGTTCGATGAAGCGCTGA
- the trxA gene encoding thioredoxin: protein MSEKVMHVGDADFEAVVLGSQEPVLVDFWAPWCGPCKAIGPIVDQLADSYDGKARVVKVDIEKFPTLGVKYNIRSIPMLLMFKDGQVHSSQMGAPPNIKTILTQMIDKAL from the coding sequence GTGAGCGAGAAAGTGATGCATGTCGGCGACGCCGATTTCGAAGCCGTCGTGCTGGGCTCGCAGGAGCCGGTCCTGGTCGATTTCTGGGCCCCCTGGTGCGGTCCCTGCAAGGCGATCGGCCCGATCGTGGACCAGCTGGCGGACAGCTACGACGGCAAGGCCCGCGTGGTGAAGGTCGATATCGAGAAATTCCCCACCCTGGGCGTGAAGTACAACATCCGCAGCATCCCGATGCTGCTGATGTTCAAGGACGGGCAGGTGCACAGCTCCCAGATGGGGGCCCCGCCGAACATCAAGACCATCCTGACCCAGATGATCGACAAGGCGCTGTAA
- the rhlB gene encoding ATP-dependent RNA helicase RhlB: MSDKPLTDITFDSFELHPSLLAGLEAAGFTRCTPIQALTLPLALNGRDVAGQAQTGTGKTLAFLVAVVNRLLTRPALAERKPEDPRALILAPTRELAIQIHKDAVKFGSELGLKFALVYGGVDYDKQRDLLQKGADVIIATPGRLIDYVKQHKVVSLHACEICVLDEADRMFDLGFIKDIRFLLRKMPERTTRQTLLFSATLSHRVLELAYEHMNEPEKLVVESEFITNAKVRQMMYYPSDEEKLPLLIGLLSRSEGARTMVFVNTKAFVERVARALERAGYRVGVLSGDVPQKKRESLLKKFQAGQLEILVATDVAARGLHIDGVSHVYNYDLPFDAEDYVHRIGRTARLGAEGDAISFACERYAMSLPDIEAYIEQKIPTTPVDADLLVPLPRPVRELPAAGADDEEEESIGAIFKEAREQRAADEERRGGGRGHGGKPGGGRREGGPRGAPRDASRGPRRERPAGEAVAGHAVAAGEQAAATAAAPRPPRPPRPEGATTPAVEGEHAPRKRRRRRGGRRIDGGEAAVTTASAAPVAPMQVKASQPGRDKPAHDKAAAQKGAHQKGTHEKGASEPKAGLLSRLGRGLKKLVTRAPSSQH, from the coding sequence ATGAGCGACAAGCCCCTCACCGATATCACGTTCGATTCGTTCGAACTGCACCCCTCCCTGCTCGCAGGCCTCGAAGCCGCCGGCTTCACCCGCTGCACGCCCATCCAGGCCCTCACCCTGCCGCTGGCCCTGAACGGGCGCGACGTCGCCGGCCAGGCCCAGACCGGCACCGGCAAGACGCTGGCCTTCCTGGTGGCGGTCGTGAACCGCCTGCTGACCCGTCCGGCCCTGGCCGAGCGCAAGCCCGAGGACCCGCGCGCGCTCATCCTGGCGCCCACCCGCGAGCTGGCCATCCAGATCCACAAGGACGCGGTGAAGTTCGGCTCCGAGCTGGGCCTGAAGTTCGCCCTGGTCTACGGCGGCGTCGACTACGACAAGCAGCGCGACCTGCTGCAGAAGGGCGCCGACGTCATCATCGCCACGCCCGGCCGCCTGATCGACTACGTCAAGCAGCACAAGGTGGTCTCGCTGCATGCCTGCGAGATCTGCGTGCTCGACGAAGCCGACCGCATGTTCGACCTGGGCTTCATCAAGGACATCCGCTTCCTGCTGCGCAAGATGCCCGAGCGCACCACGCGGCAGACGCTGCTGTTCTCGGCCACGCTCAGCCACCGGGTGCTGGAGCTGGCCTACGAGCACATGAACGAGCCGGAGAAGCTCGTCGTGGAGTCGGAGTTCATCACCAACGCCAAGGTCAGGCAGATGATGTACTACCCCTCCGACGAGGAGAAGCTGCCGCTGCTGATCGGCCTGCTCTCGCGCAGCGAGGGCGCCCGCACGATGGTGTTCGTCAACACCAAGGCCTTCGTCGAGCGCGTGGCGCGTGCGCTGGAACGCGCCGGCTACCGCGTCGGCGTGCTCTCCGGCGACGTGCCGCAGAAGAAGCGCGAGTCGCTGCTGAAGAAGTTCCAGGCCGGCCAGCTGGAGATCCTGGTGGCCACCGACGTGGCCGCGCGCGGCCTGCACATCGACGGCGTGTCGCACGTCTACAACTACGACCTGCCCTTCGACGCGGAAGACTACGTCCATCGCATCGGCCGCACCGCGCGGCTGGGCGCCGAAGGCGACGCGATCAGCTTCGCCTGCGAGCGCTACGCGATGTCGCTGCCCGACATCGAGGCCTACATCGAGCAGAAGATCCCGACCACGCCCGTCGACGCCGACCTGCTGGTCCCGCTGCCGCGCCCGGTCCGCGAGCTGCCCGCCGCTGGCGCGGACGACGAGGAAGAGGAAAGCATCGGCGCCATCTTCAAGGAAGCGCGCGAACAGCGCGCGGCCGACGAGGAGCGTCGTGGCGGTGGCCGCGGCCATGGCGGCAAGCCCGGTGGCGGCCGTCGCGAAGGCGGTCCGCGCGGCGCTCCGCGTGATGCCTCCCGCGGCCCGCGCCGGGAGCGTCCGGCCGGCGAGGCCGTGGCCGGCCATGCAGTCGCCGCGGGCGAGCAGGCCGCTGCAACCGCGGCCGCGCCGCGTCCGCCGCGCCCACCGCGTCCGGAAGGCGCCACCACGCCGGCCGTCGAAGGCGAGCACGCGCCGCGCAAGCGCCGTCGCCGTCGCGGCGGTCGCCGCATCGACGGTGGCGAGGCGGCCGTGACCACGGCCTCCGCCGCACCCGTCGCCCCGATGCAGGTCAAGGCGTCCCAGCCGGGCCGCGACAAGCCGGCGCACGACAAGGCCGCGGCTCAAAAGGGCGCGCATCAGAAGGGCACGCACGAGAAGGGCGCGTCCGAGCCGAAGGCCGGCCTGCTGTCGCGCCTGGGTCGTGGTCTGAAGAAGCTCGTCACCCGCGCGCCCAGCTCGCAGCACTGA
- the ftsX gene encoding permease-like cell division protein FtsX: MNTEAAPRPSPLRTWLDHHGYSVVASLGRLLRRPGATLITVGVFAVALALPLGLWASLANIARLAGSVQQAQEISVFLRPEVPVERARVVADSLRTRRDVAALQVRTPAQGLEDLRASGLEEALAALPGNPLPSVLVVTPRGAPEALVAALEALPESEHVVHDAQWRERLQRWLQLGMRLGWVLAGLLGLGGLLVIGSAVRADIQARREEIGVLQLLGASDGFIRRPFLYLGAAYGLLGGALALGLLTAADLALREPLAALSGSYGGRFALQGFGPLHAAAIVAGAGLLGWLGAGLVTGHYLRQTRPTET, from the coding sequence ATGAACACCGAAGCCGCCCCGCGCCCGTCCCCGCTGCGCACCTGGCTGGACCACCATGGCTACAGCGTCGTGGCCAGCCTGGGCCGCTTGTTGCGCCGTCCCGGCGCGACCCTGATCACCGTGGGCGTGTTCGCTGTCGCCCTGGCGCTGCCGCTCGGCCTGTGGGCCAGCCTGGCCAACATCGCGCGACTGGCGGGCAGCGTGCAGCAGGCCCAGGAGATCAGCGTCTTCCTGCGGCCCGAGGTTCCGGTCGAGCGTGCACGCGTCGTCGCGGACTCGCTGCGCACGCGCCGCGACGTGGCGGCGCTGCAGGTGCGCACGCCCGCGCAGGGGCTGGAGGACCTGCGCGCCAGCGGGCTGGAGGAGGCATTGGCGGCGCTGCCCGGCAATCCCCTGCCCAGCGTGCTGGTCGTGACCCCGCGCGGCGCGCCCGAGGCACTGGTGGCGGCGCTGGAGGCGCTGCCCGAGTCCGAGCACGTCGTGCATGACGCCCAGTGGCGCGAACGGCTGCAGCGATGGCTGCAGCTGGGCATGCGGCTGGGCTGGGTGCTCGCGGGCCTGCTGGGCCTGGGCGGCCTGCTGGTGATCGGCTCGGCGGTGCGCGCGGACATCCAGGCGCGGCGCGAGGAAATCGGCGTGCTGCAGTTGCTGGGCGCCAGCGACGGGTTCATCCGCCGGCCGTTCCTTTATCTGGGCGCCGCCTACGGGCTGCTGGGCGGCGCGCTGGCCCTGGGCCTGCTGACTGCGGCCGACCTGGCCCTGCGCGAACCGCTGGCCGCGCTGTCGGGCAGTTATGGCGGCCGCTTCGCGCTGCAGGGTTTCGGACCGCTGCACGCGGCCGCCATCGTGGCCGGTGCGGGCCTGCTGGGGTGGCTCGGCGCGGGGCTGGTGACCGGGCATTACCTCCGCCAGACCCGTCCGACGGAAACCTGA